The following are encoded together in the Pedobacter sp. D749 genome:
- a CDS encoding CCC motif membrane protein, with protein sequence MSEEQENPQENRPIDLSKNQNPEPAPFQPLDQGPATPPPFQQPPPFQQPPPFGQFGGGGFGQQNLPNATASLVLGILAIPACCFYGIFGVIFGVIAWILGAGDMKKYQLNPGLYTESSYKNAKAGKICGMIATILSVLFIVIVVLMIAGAITNPQMFDNFIKGLK encoded by the coding sequence ATGTCAGAAGAACAGGAAAATCCTCAAGAAAATAGACCTATAGATCTTTCAAAGAATCAAAATCCCGAACCAGCCCCTTTTCAGCCACTTGATCAGGGACCTGCAACGCCACCACCTTTCCAACAACCGCCGCCATTTCAGCAGCCACCACCGTTTGGCCAGTTTGGAGGGGGAGGTTTTGGTCAGCAGAACTTACCAAATGCTACAGCTTCTCTCGTATTGGGTATTTTAGCGATCCCAGCTTGTTGTTTCTACGGGATATTTGGAGTGATATTTGGTGTAATTGCATGGATATTAGGTGCTGGTGATATGAAAAAATATCAGCTTAACCCGGGTTTATACACAGAATCATCATATAAAAATGCAAAAGCAGGTAAAATCTGCGGAATGATTGCGACTATTTTAAGTGTGTTATTTATCGTGATCGTTGTATTAATGATAGCTGGAGCAATTACTAATCCTCAAATGTTTGATAACTTTATCAAAGGTTTGAAATAG
- a CDS encoding BrxA/BrxB family bacilliredoxin, protein MYPEYLVEPMRKELTNVGFQELKNAADVDQAIKGEGTVLVVVNSVCGCAAANARPAARAAAAHEKHPDKLVTVFAGMEKEAVDQARNYMMPFPPSSPAMALFKDGKLVHMIERHQIEGRPAQMIADNLIGAFEQYC, encoded by the coding sequence ATGTATCCAGAATATTTAGTAGAGCCAATGCGTAAGGAATTAACTAACGTTGGTTTTCAAGAGTTAAAAAATGCAGCAGACGTAGATCAGGCTATTAAAGGCGAAGGAACTGTGTTGGTTGTGGTGAACTCAGTTTGTGGTTGCGCAGCAGCAAATGCGCGTCCGGCAGCTCGCGCAGCAGCCGCACACGAAAAACATCCTGATAAATTGGTTACTGTTTTTGCAGGCATGGAAAAAGAAGCTGTAGATCAGGCTAGAAATTATATGATGCCTTTTCCTCCATCATCTCCGGCAATGGCTTTGTTTAAAGATGGTAAATTGGTTCATATGATCGAGCGCCACCAGATTGAAGGCAGACCAGCACAGATGATTGCGGATAACCTGATCGGTGCTTTTGAACAATATTGCTAA
- the cdaA gene encoding diadenylate cyclase CdaA: protein MKGFDFDFLKVSPTDIVDIILVALLIYYVYTLIRNTLAVNLLVGMFIITVFYWIVKALHMELLTAIIEKFMSVGIIALIVIFHPEIRRFLLLIGKNAFLQKNKAWWGYLFGRKEIERNNLTRIKPIIDACKSMKKTRTGALIVFVKFYDEQFFANSCEFVDSKISKRLLESIFQKNSPLHDGAVVISENRIKSASCILPLTDNDQLPSQFGLRHRAGIGVSETTDAVAVIISEETGEISYAKQGRVRMNVSFGELEKLLNKDF from the coding sequence ATGAAAGGTTTTGATTTTGACTTCCTTAAAGTATCGCCAACTGATATCGTTGATATTATTTTGGTGGCCTTATTAATTTACTACGTTTATACCCTAATCCGCAATACACTAGCTGTTAACCTGCTTGTTGGAATGTTTATTATTACAGTTTTTTACTGGATAGTAAAGGCTTTACACATGGAGTTATTGACCGCAATCATAGAAAAGTTTATGAGCGTGGGGATTATTGCATTGATCGTAATTTTCCACCCGGAGATCAGGCGCTTCCTTTTACTGATCGGGAAAAATGCTTTTTTACAAAAAAATAAAGCGTGGTGGGGTTATTTATTTGGCCGGAAAGAAATTGAAAGGAATAATTTAACGCGAATAAAACCAATTATCGACGCCTGTAAAAGCATGAAGAAAACACGTACAGGGGCATTAATCGTATTCGTTAAATTTTACGACGAACAATTTTTTGCCAATAGCTGCGAATTTGTTGACTCCAAAATATCGAAACGTTTGCTGGAAAGTATCTTCCAGAAAAACAGTCCACTACACGATGGTGCCGTAGTGATCTCAGAAAACAGAATTAAAAGTGCCAGCTGTATTTTGCCTTTAACTGATAACGACCAGTTACCTTCCCAATTTGGATTAAGGCACCGTGCAGGTATTGGTGTTTCAGAAACAACTGATGCTGTTGCGGTAATTATATCAGAAGAAACCGGAGAAATATCATATGCCAAACAAGGAAGGGTAAGAATGAATGTTTCTTTCGGAGAACTGGAGAAGTTGCTGAATAAGGATTTTTAA
- the folP gene encoding dihydropteroate synthase, whose translation MAEKNFFEPKKSLNIKGRLIDLSSPKVMGILNITPDSFYDNSRTKSIDEALIKAARFLYEGATFIDIGGYSSRPGAKDISINEEIDRVVPVVESLVKTFPEAVISIDTFRAKVAQETISAGAHIINDIAAGDMDEQMFETVAKLQVPYMMMHMQGTPQNMHQNPVYNNVLLEVIDYLAKKVAALKALRVHDIIIDPGFGFGKTTEHNYELLRQMEAFKIFKLPILVGFSRKGMIYKTLGTSAAEALNGTSVLNTIALQKGAGILRVHDVKEAVECVRLVERLG comes from the coding sequence ATGGCAGAAAAAAACTTTTTTGAGCCCAAAAAAAGCTTAAATATTAAGGGTAGACTGATCGATTTAAGCAGCCCAAAAGTGATGGGTATTTTAAATATAACCCCCGATTCTTTTTACGACAATAGCCGCACAAAATCAATAGACGAGGCTTTAATCAAAGCAGCCCGGTTTCTTTATGAAGGTGCTACATTTATTGATATAGGAGGATACTCATCGAGACCAGGCGCAAAGGACATTTCAATCAATGAAGAAATAGACCGTGTGGTACCTGTGGTAGAAAGTTTGGTAAAAACATTTCCGGAAGCAGTCATTTCTATCGATACTTTCAGGGCAAAAGTTGCTCAGGAAACCATTTCTGCCGGCGCACACATCATTAACGACATTGCCGCAGGCGATATGGATGAGCAGATGTTCGAGACAGTAGCTAAGCTACAGGTGCCTTACATGATGATGCACATGCAGGGAACTCCTCAAAATATGCATCAAAATCCTGTTTATAATAATGTATTGCTGGAAGTAATCGATTACCTGGCGAAAAAAGTTGCGGCACTTAAGGCCCTGCGCGTCCATGATATAATCATAGATCCTGGTTTTGGCTTCGGAAAAACGACCGAACATAATTACGAGTTGCTCAGGCAAATGGAGGCTTTTAAAATTTTCAAATTGCCCATTTTAGTCGGTTTTTCACGTAAAGGAATGATTTATAAAACGCTTGGAACTTCAGCAGCAGAGGCCCTGAACGGAACTTCTGTACTTAATACCATTGCGCTGCAAAAAGGCGCAGGTATTTTAAGGGTACATGATGTTAAGGAAGCGGTAGAGTGTGTGCGGTTGGTGGAGAGGTTAGGTTGA
- a CDS encoding DUF1599 domain-containing protein, whose product MTQTNTSTEFDEVIAVCRSLFLKKTKDYGTAWRILRPSSITDQIFIKAQRIRTLEEKKVSKVGEGVISEYIGIINYCVIAMMQLELTESDPNEMPYDEVEKRFVEKVTETKDLMFAKNHDYGEAWRDMRISSLTDLILMKIFRVKQIEDNEGQTLASEGVNANYQDMLNYSVFALIKLGVK is encoded by the coding sequence TTGACACAAACAAATACCTCTACCGAGTTTGATGAAGTGATTGCAGTTTGCAGATCATTATTTTTAAAAAAAACTAAAGATTATGGCACTGCTTGGCGGATTTTAAGACCAAGTTCGATTACTGACCAGATTTTTATCAAAGCACAACGCATCCGTACCCTGGAAGAAAAAAAAGTAAGTAAGGTGGGAGAGGGTGTGATTTCTGAATACATTGGGATTATTAATTATTGTGTTATTGCCATGATGCAGCTGGAATTGACCGAAAGCGACCCCAATGAAATGCCCTATGATGAAGTTGAAAAAAGGTTTGTAGAAAAGGTAACAGAAACTAAAGATTTAATGTTTGCTAAAAACCACGATTATGGTGAGGCCTGGCGCGATATGCGCATTAGCTCGTTAACCGACCTGATTTTGATGAAAATATTTAGGGTTAAACAGATAGAAGATAACGAAGGACAGACGCTGGCTTCAGAGGGTGTTAATGCGAATTATCAGGATATGCTGAACTATTCGGTTTTCGCGCTGATCAAACTCGGCGTTAAATAA
- a CDS encoding BT_3928 family protein, producing MRNILLRFSRIFVGALFIFSGLIKANDPLGFGYKLQEYFEVFHMNFLSGMATGIAILLCTLEIVLGALLLLGFWSKKIAWGLLLLIIFFTLLTFISAAFKVVTSCGCFGDAIPLTPWQSFSKDLILLALIIVVFLNKNLIQPLFKKETTQRNIAIIVTLVSLGFGLYTYNVLPVIDFLPYKVGAHLPSLMVIPPGEKPDEFEIMYHLKNKKTKEEKDMSDKAYLKTEIWKDDNWEIIGEPAKRLLKKGFEPKIKDLNITDASGTDYTKELIENPYYNLIFVAYDLHNTNEAAIGKLNALAINATQQFNIRTVLLTSNSAQDAQAFIKKNNLFSEVFYADAVPLKSMVRANPGVLLMKNGVVINKWHFHNVPTFDQLSRKYFDK from the coding sequence ATGCGAAATATACTTTTAAGATTCTCCAGGATTTTTGTCGGTGCTTTATTCATATTTTCAGGATTAATCAAAGCTAACGATCCGCTTGGCTTTGGTTATAAGCTGCAGGAATATTTTGAAGTTTTTCATATGAATTTCCTCAGCGGTATGGCCACAGGTATTGCCATTTTGCTCTGTACTTTGGAAATTGTGCTGGGTGCGTTATTGTTATTGGGTTTCTGGAGTAAAAAAATAGCCTGGGGCTTGTTGTTGCTGATAATCTTTTTTACGCTGTTAACATTTATTTCTGCCGCATTTAAAGTGGTTACCAGCTGCGGTTGTTTTGGCGATGCCATTCCACTAACGCCTTGGCAATCGTTCAGTAAAGACCTGATTCTTTTGGCACTGATTATTGTAGTTTTCTTAAACAAAAACCTCATTCAGCCATTATTTAAAAAAGAAACTACACAAAGAAATATTGCCATCATAGTAACGCTTGTATCCTTAGGTTTTGGGTTATATACTTACAATGTTTTGCCGGTTATTGACTTCCTGCCTTATAAAGTTGGGGCACATCTTCCCTCGTTAATGGTAATCCCTCCGGGAGAAAAGCCTGATGAATTCGAAATCATGTACCACCTCAAGAATAAAAAGACCAAAGAGGAGAAAGATATGAGCGATAAGGCCTATCTTAAAACTGAGATCTGGAAAGATGACAATTGGGAAATTATTGGTGAACCGGCAAAAAGACTGCTTAAAAAAGGCTTTGAGCCTAAAATCAAAGATTTGAACATTACTGATGCTTCAGGCACTGATTATACCAAGGAACTAATTGAAAATCCATACTATAATCTGATTTTTGTGGCTTACGATCTTCATAATACAAATGAGGCAGCTATTGGTAAATTAAATGCACTTGCCATTAATGCTACACAGCAGTTTAATATCCGTACGGTTTTGCTTACTTCCAATTCAGCACAGGATGCTCAGGCGTTTATCAAAAAGAACAACTTGTTTTCTGAAGTGTTTTATGCAGATGCAGTGCCTTTAAAAAGCATGGTAAGGGCAAATCCTGGTGTTTTGTTAATGAAGAATGGTGTGGTGATTAATAAATGGCATTTTCATAATGTGCCGACTTTTGACCAGTTAAGCAGAAAATATTTCGATAAATAA
- a CDS encoding ABC transporter permease — MIGYALKKLMYGLLVMGGVILVVFVLFNILPGDPARMTMGQRADVQSLEAVRKEFGLDRSKPVQFILYINDLSPISIVDNNSTSQQKYHYAKLIAFDKKVLALKWPYLRSSYQTKRDVTAILSETVPNTFILALTAMIFATIIGVFLGVLSAVYKDSWIDKSANAFAILGISAPSFFAGIIIAWLFGFVLSNYTGLKMSGSLYSYDPFNGEVLTLRNLWLPMITLGLRPLAIIVQLTRSAMLDVLAQDYIRTARAKGLSRNAIIYKHALKNAMNPVITAISGWFASLLAGSFFVEYIFGYNGLGRTTVTALEMSDFPVVMGSILFIAFVFVVINILVDILYAYVDPRVKLS; from the coding sequence ATGATCGGATACGCACTGAAAAAACTGATGTATGGACTACTGGTAATGGGTGGTGTAATATTGGTTGTTTTTGTGCTGTTTAATATTTTGCCCGGCGATCCTGCAAGGATGACAATGGGGCAGCGAGCCGATGTTCAGTCACTTGAAGCAGTTCGCAAAGAATTTGGTTTAGACCGATCAAAGCCTGTGCAGTTTATTTTATATATTAACGATTTATCTCCAATCAGCATTGTGGATAACAATAGTACCAGTCAGCAGAAATATCATTATGCAAAACTGATTGCTTTTGATAAAAAAGTACTGGCGTTAAAATGGCCCTATCTGCGGAGCTCGTACCAAACCAAACGCGATGTAACTGCAATCCTTTCTGAAACCGTACCAAATACCTTCATCCTTGCTTTAACTGCAATGATTTTTGCAACCATCATTGGTGTGTTTTTGGGTGTGCTATCAGCGGTTTATAAAGATTCATGGATTGATAAATCAGCAAATGCATTTGCCATTTTAGGAATATCTGCACCTTCTTTTTTTGCGGGAATTATTATTGCCTGGCTTTTCGGATTTGTGCTGAGCAACTATACAGGTTTAAAAATGAGTGGCAGCTTATATTCTTACGATCCGTTTAATGGTGAGGTATTGACCCTGAGAAATTTATGGTTACCAATGATAACGCTAGGTTTAAGGCCTTTGGCCATTATAGTGCAGCTTACCAGAAGTGCCATGCTGGATGTTCTGGCGCAGGATTACATCAGGACTGCAAGGGCTAAAGGCTTAAGTAGAAATGCCATAATTTATAAACACGCTTTAAAAAACGCCATGAACCCGGTTATTACCGCTATCTCAGGATGGTTTGCCTCTTTATTGGCGGGTTCTTTTTTTGTAGAGTACATTTTCGGCTATAACGGCTTAGGAAGAACAACGGTAACCGCTTTAGAAATGTCCGATTTTCCCGTTGTAATGGGTTCAATTCTTTTTATCGCTTTCGTATTTGTAGTCATTAATATCCTGGTTGATATTTTATATGCTTATGTCGATCCAAGAGTTAAATTAAGTTAG
- a CDS encoding DinB family protein, which produces MREEEIINYTQLADARIIEIFKLATIDLPDAARLFSHVLNAQHIWAQRISGKTPLYGVWDIHSTEGFESLSLENFRLIREALNNHPLDKRILYANTRGDQYENRIDEILFHLFNHSTYHRGQVVTLLKKAGFTPPVTDYIMLKRDHLL; this is translated from the coding sequence ATGCGAGAGGAAGAAATTATAAATTATACCCAGCTTGCCGATGCCCGCATCATCGAAATATTTAAATTGGCAACCATTGACTTGCCTGATGCAGCACGTTTGTTCAGTCATGTGCTTAATGCACAGCATATTTGGGCACAACGGATTTCTGGCAAAACACCGCTCTATGGGGTTTGGGATATCCACTCAACAGAAGGTTTTGAAAGCCTTTCTTTAGAAAATTTCAGGCTGATCAGGGAAGCATTGAATAATCATCCTTTAGATAAACGGATTTTATATGCTAATACAAGAGGCGATCAATATGAAAACCGCATAGACGAAATTTTATTTCATTTATTTAATCACTCTACTTATCATCGCGGACAGGTTGTAACTTTATTAAAAAAGGCAGGTTTTACTCCACCTGTAACCGATTATATTATGTTAAAACGCGACCATTTGTTATAG
- a CDS encoding shikimate kinase, with translation MKIFLIGYMGCGKSTKAKQLAQRLDCPVIDLDAEIVSKTGKTIAEYFAEFGESGFRDYESEMLKTFDYPETCVVATGGGLPCFFDNMEWMNAHGETVYLQMDPAALVSRLHNRQKRPLIKDLDDEQLLVFIKEKLQERDPFYTKAKIIVDAFDLDGEKLEEAIRGSR, from the coding sequence ATGAAAATTTTCCTTATCGGATATATGGGCTGCGGCAAAAGTACCAAAGCAAAACAATTGGCACAACGCTTAGATTGTCCTGTAATTGACCTGGATGCCGAAATTGTTTCAAAAACTGGTAAAACCATTGCCGAATATTTTGCAGAATTTGGAGAAAGCGGTTTTAGGGATTATGAAAGTGAAATGCTTAAAACCTTTGATTATCCCGAAACCTGTGTGGTGGCTACCGGAGGTGGATTGCCTTGTTTCTTCGATAATATGGAATGGATGAATGCACATGGCGAAACGGTTTACCTGCAAATGGATCCTGCGGCTTTGGTTTCACGTTTACATAACCGCCAGAAGCGTCCGTTGATTAAAGATTTGGATGATGAACAACTCTTGGTATTCATTAAAGAAAAACTTCAGGAGCGCGATCCTTTTTATACTAAAGCGAAAATAATTGTAGATGCATTTGATCTTGATGGAGAGAAGTTAGAGGAAGCGATTAGGGGAAGTCGTTAG
- the crtD gene encoding 1-hydroxycarotenoid 3,4-desaturase CrtD — MPKPKAIIIGAGIAGIASAIRLSVKGYDVEVFEANSKPGGKLGEIKINGFRFDAGPSLFTMPQYVAELFKLAGKNPEDYFKYIKLKEVCRYFYEDGLRLNATSDLDKFARDIEEKTNSTAAEVGHFFKKSETIYEVTHRVFLERSLHKLKSYLHWDTLKSIFHFGQIDAFRTQARANQSFFKDERITQLFNRYATYNGSNPYQAPATLNVIPHFEYHFGAFIPKDGMYGIVKALIKLAEELGIRFHYSQKVEEILYTNENKPKINGVKVNDKTYKAEVVISNLDIWFTYKNLLKGIAEPKKTLTQERSSSALIFYWGMDGNYSDLGLHNIFFSEDYQNEFNAIWKDKTICDDPTVYINISAKHLRGDAPANAENWFVMINVPANTGQNWDQLIKESRTNIIKKISRILNRNIEKDIICEQILDPRSIESKTGSYQGSLYGNSSNNQFSAFLRHPNFSSKVKNLYFCGGSVHPGGGIPLALLSAKIIDDDISSVVH, encoded by the coding sequence ATGCCTAAACCAAAAGCCATAATTATCGGTGCCGGAATTGCAGGAATTGCATCTGCTATTCGCCTCTCTGTAAAGGGGTATGATGTTGAAGTTTTTGAAGCCAATTCGAAACCCGGAGGCAAGCTAGGGGAAATAAAAATAAATGGTTTCAGGTTCGATGCTGGCCCAAGTCTCTTTACCATGCCGCAATATGTGGCTGAACTTTTTAAACTGGCTGGAAAAAATCCTGAAGATTATTTTAAGTACATTAAACTAAAAGAAGTTTGCCGTTACTTTTACGAAGATGGTTTAAGGTTAAACGCTACCTCCGATCTTGATAAATTTGCCAGGGATATAGAAGAAAAAACCAATTCGACCGCAGCAGAAGTCGGGCATTTTTTTAAAAAGAGCGAGACCATCTACGAGGTTACTCATCGTGTATTTTTAGAAAGGAGTTTGCATAAACTTAAAAGTTACCTGCATTGGGATACTTTAAAATCAATATTCCATTTTGGCCAGATTGATGCCTTTAGAACACAAGCCAGGGCTAATCAATCATTTTTCAAAGATGAGCGGATCACGCAGCTTTTTAACCGCTACGCCACCTATAATGGATCAAATCCATATCAGGCACCGGCTACATTGAATGTAATTCCACATTTTGAATATCATTTTGGCGCTTTTATTCCAAAAGATGGCATGTATGGTATTGTTAAGGCTTTGATTAAGCTGGCTGAAGAACTGGGCATCAGGTTTCATTACAGCCAAAAAGTCGAAGAAATATTATACACCAATGAAAACAAACCTAAAATAAACGGGGTAAAAGTTAACGATAAAACCTACAAAGCAGAGGTAGTGATCTCTAATCTTGATATCTGGTTTACTTACAAAAACTTACTTAAAGGCATAGCTGAACCTAAAAAAACATTAACCCAGGAACGCAGCAGTTCAGCATTGATTTTTTACTGGGGTATGGATGGGAACTACAGTGATTTAGGCTTACATAATATTTTCTTCAGTGAAGACTACCAAAATGAATTTAATGCCATCTGGAAAGATAAAACCATTTGCGATGACCCAACTGTTTACATAAATATCAGCGCTAAACACCTCAGAGGCGATGCGCCTGCAAATGCTGAAAATTGGTTTGTGATGATTAATGTACCTGCTAATACGGGACAAAACTGGGATCAGTTGATTAAGGAGTCAAGGACAAATATTATCAAAAAAATCAGCCGGATTCTGAACAGGAATATTGAGAAGGATATCATTTGCGAACAGATCCTGGATCCCCGGAGTATCGAAAGCAAAACCGGATCGTATCAGGGTTCTTTGTATGGCAACAGTTCCAACAATCAGTTTTCTGCTTTTTTACGACACCCCAACTTCAGTTCTAAGGTTAAAAATTTATACTTCTGTGGAGGAAGTGTACATCCGGGCGGAGGAATTCCTTTGGCATTGTTGTCGGCCAAGATCATTGATGATGATATTAGTTCAGTTGTTCATTAG
- the rhuM gene encoding RhuM family protein yields the protein MFSENELVKDSVVKESLTTALDGKRYNTFYYSLDVVISVGYRVKSVEGTKFRIWANQILKDHLLNGYALNYKKLKEQRLI from the coding sequence ATATTTAGTGAAAATGAACTTGTAAAAGATTCAGTTGTCAAGGAATCCTTGACAACTGCTTTAGATGGTAAACGTTATAATACATTCTACTATTCACTTGATGTAGTTATTTCTGTAGGCTATCGGGTAAAATCGGTTGAGGGAACGAAATTCAGGATATGGGCCAATCAGATTTTAAAAGATCATCTATTAAATGGATATGCCTTAAATTATAAAAAATTAAAAGAGCAAAGATTAATTTAA
- a CDS encoding M28 family peptidase — protein sequence MKTKILFVLLFAGVACYAQNPTDEYFKLTRAGFIEKNAYETTAFVEKYFRVPGNTGFNASIHYVENILKKAGFVEQKQNEFEAPLTYRIEKRTMKNSTWEPVDANIDIVGESKPLISYKTNRNMIPINCSSTPADGITANVVYIEKFVPAEIEKMDLKGKILFSENNPSRLLQIATKAGAIGVLGYSMPKYTQPEIHQTSIQFGSMKANSELWTLLLSYAAKEKLKSACLKGETKLKVNIQTKIYPSEELTIVANVRGSVNPTERFVFSAHVQEPGANDNASGVGTLAEMARRTAELYQAKKISPKRTLTFLWGDEIVSTRRYITEDTSRAKGILWGMSLDMVGEDTKKTGGSFLIEKMPDPSAIWTRGTDKHTEWGAGDVTEKDLFPHYFNDFIFDICKAQGKYANWTVNYNPFEGGSDHTPFLQNKIPGLLMWHFTDVFYHTDNDRIDKVSSTEMKNVGISGLTAAYTLISADENTAIVTVSQVKADALTRLKTEFELSKKAIADGKAANDEKHIIEVWCKWYVDALTTINKMPVKAETTKVGSAIKFATNEIEKQTKVYLAELK from the coding sequence ATGAAAACAAAGATACTTTTTGTACTGCTTTTTGCGGGAGTGGCATGTTACGCACAAAACCCAACAGATGAATATTTCAAGCTGACGCGGGCTGGTTTCATAGAAAAAAATGCCTACGAAACCACTGCTTTTGTAGAGAAATATTTCCGTGTACCCGGCAACACAGGTTTTAATGCCAGTATCCATTATGTAGAAAACATTCTTAAAAAAGCTGGTTTTGTTGAACAGAAACAGAATGAGTTTGAAGCTCCTTTAACCTACCGCATCGAAAAAAGGACGATGAAAAACAGCACCTGGGAACCTGTTGATGCCAATATTGATATTGTTGGCGAGTCGAAACCACTCATTTCTTACAAAACCAACCGCAACATGATTCCCATCAACTGCAGCTCAACTCCTGCTGATGGCATTACGGCAAATGTGGTTTACATCGAAAAATTTGTTCCGGCAGAGATAGAAAAGATGGATTTAAAAGGAAAAATCCTGTTTTCGGAAAATAATCCGTCACGCTTACTTCAAATCGCAACCAAAGCCGGAGCCATTGGCGTTTTAGGCTATTCAATGCCAAAATATACCCAACCAGAGATTCATCAAACTTCTATCCAGTTTGGTAGCATGAAAGCCAATAGTGAATTATGGACGCTGCTCCTATCTTATGCTGCTAAAGAAAAACTAAAATCAGCTTGTTTAAAGGGTGAAACGAAGCTGAAAGTAAATATCCAGACCAAAATATATCCTTCAGAAGAATTAACCATTGTAGCAAATGTTAGGGGTAGTGTAAATCCTACTGAACGTTTTGTATTTAGCGCACACGTACAGGAACCCGGGGCAAATGATAATGCGAGCGGTGTAGGTACATTGGCAGAAATGGCGAGACGAACTGCTGAATTATACCAGGCAAAAAAAATCAGTCCGAAACGCACCCTCACTTTTTTATGGGGTGATGAAATTGTATCGACCAGAAGGTATATTACAGAAGATACTTCGCGTGCCAAAGGCATTTTATGGGGAATGAGTTTGGATATGGTCGGCGAAGACACAAAAAAAACAGGAGGTTCTTTTCTGATTGAAAAGATGCCCGATCCATCTGCCATCTGGACAAGGGGAACAGATAAACACACCGAATGGGGCGCCGGCGATGTTACGGAGAAAGATCTTTTCCCACATTATTTCAATGACTTCATCTTTGATATCTGCAAGGCCCAAGGTAAATATGCAAACTGGACGGTTAACTATAATCCTTTTGAAGGCGGCAGCGACCATACTCCATTTTTGCAAAATAAAATCCCAGGACTACTGATGTGGCACTTTACCGATGTGTTTTACCATACGGATAACGACCGGATTGACAAAGTTTCGTCAACTGAAATGAAAAACGTTGGGATAAGTGGTTTAACTGCAGCTTACACTTTAATTTCTGCCGATGAAAACACGGCTATAGTTACTGTTTCGCAAGTTAAAGCAGATGCTTTGACACGCTTAAAAACTGAATTTGAGCTCAGCAAGAAAGCAATTGCTGATGGAAAAGCGGCTAATGACGAGAAGCATATTATTGAGGTTTGGTGCAAATGGTATGTTGATGCATTGACAACCATCAATAAAATGCCAGTAAAAGCAGAAACCACAAAAGTAGGTTCGGCCATTAAATTTGCGACCAACGAGATCGAAAAGCAAACCAAAGTGTATTTAGCGGAATTGAAGTAG
- a CDS encoding DoxX family protein, which translates to MNVIRKIEHWGDVHHSKWLDYLRIVLGLIIFGKGVSFVSDTSVLQNMITQNNVFGFSGVLISVAIHVVAFAHLVGGILITLGLVTRFAVVIQIPILLFAVFFVNLTPGFSTPNSELWFSVLVLFLLIMFWVVGSGPLSVDEGLKRKTGKRYA; encoded by the coding sequence ATGAACGTTATCCGTAAAATTGAACATTGGGGAGATGTTCATCACTCAAAATGGCTGGATTATCTTAGGATTGTACTTGGCCTGATCATTTTTGGAAAAGGTGTTTCTTTCGTTAGCGACACATCCGTACTCCAGAATATGATCACACAAAATAACGTATTCGGTTTTTCAGGCGTACTGATCAGTGTAGCCATTCACGTTGTAGCCTTTGCGCATTTGGTTGGCGGTATTTTGATTACGCTAGGCCTGGTTACCCGCTTTGCCGTCGTCATCCAGATCCCAATCTTACTGTTTGCCGTGTTTTTTGTTAACCTTACCCCGGGTTTTTCTACACCGAATTCTGAATTGTGGTTTTCGGTATTGGTGCTATTTCTGCTGATTATGTTTTGGGTAGTAGGTTCAGGCCCGTTATCCGTTGATGAAGGGTTAAAACGTAAAACGGGCAAGCGTTACGCGTAA